The Meriones unguiculatus strain TT.TT164.6M chromosome 3, Bangor_MerUng_6.1, whole genome shotgun sequence genomic sequence taattgttgatcttagagcctgtggtgttaGTGTTCTATTCAGGTCTCCTGTGTCAACGAAATCAAGGCTCTCCCATTTTTCATCTAATACCACACACCCATCCAAATGGTGGGAAAAAAAACTCAAAGGATGAGGCacgctggagagaatgtggagaaaagggaacccttctccattgctggtgggaatgtaagcttgtacaaccactttggaaatcagtctggcgctctctcagataattaggaatattgctacctcaagatccagttatactactctttggcatttacccaaaatatgtcccaccattcaataagaacatttgctcaactatgttcatagcatatttattcataatagccagactctggaaacaacctacatgtcctgcaacagaggaatgggtatagaaagtgtcgtacatttacacaatagaatactactcagcaattaaaaacaaggaaatcatgaaatttgcaggaaatggtgggaactagaaaagatcatcctgactgaggtaacacaacagcagaaagacacatgtaacatatattcacttttaaatggatactagccatataatgCAGattaaacacactaaaatatatagtcctaaagaagccatacaacaaggaggaccctaaggaaggtgcttaatcctcattcagaagggcaaacaagatagacattggaagtagggaaagacaaggaataagacaggaggctttcacagaggacctctgaaagactctaccccaccagggtattgaaagagatactaagactctagtcaaactttaggcagagtgccgGGATCtttatagaagaaggaggaggtagaAATACCTGGAGAGAAGAgtaactccacaagaacaacagagccaaaatacctgaggCCAGGAGCTCCCGCAGAGACtattactccaaccaaggaccatgcatggagaggacctagaccccatgttctaaggaagtccattggctgttcagtttccatgcggattctctagtaaggggaacacaggctgtctctgacatgaactcagtgaccagctctttgatcatctctccctgataTTCTATTCTAAGTAGTGGACTCAAATATATTTCAAACCAATAAAATTATTGTGATCACTAATGATATTGagttaaaatcttattttaagttattttatgttAAATTTCAAAAGCCAATCATATTTTTAATTCAGACTGTTAAGTGCCAATAAATTATTGCTTGCTTTTATCTGTAGCAATGCAAATTCCTTTCAGCTGCTCTCCAGAAACTACTTTCTCTGAGGGTAACTaatactttttttctctctgtgttgaGTTTCCTACATGTCTCAACTTTCCTTGTCTTGCTATTTCTGAAATTTAGGAGAAAGGACCTTTCCCTGCTTACTACCATCTTCTTTATGAAGGACTCTGAAGCTTCTTTCTTGATGTCTTGGTGATTTGGACATTTTTAAGTGGTCAAGCCAGGACTAGAACCATTAAAACAGTCCTGAATTTAAATCTAAGATTTTCCTGAGGCAGAAAATGAGTGTACTTAACTCATAGCATTCATTTTGTGACCTTATTCTGACCATAATGCCTTTTTCTGGACCATGTTACTGTGTAGcaatataaaaagaatattttatgtttctttgtaGTACTGTATAGAATTTAACAGGGTGTTAACTTGCCACAACCCTATGCCAACATTCTTTATAGAGTCTCAAAACATACCACCTTCATATCCAAACACAGGTAAAGGTGACTTTACTCACCATAATTGAATATGTACTTAGAAAATAAGTAAAGCATTATTGCAAAGATAATATAAAATTCAAAGGATTGAGGCTTTCTATATTACTTTGTTTCTACATGAAGAGGAAAAGTGAAATATGTTTAAGTTAAACTTGAAGAAATTAAGGGTCgatgggaaggaagaagaaatcaaACTGAAAGAATTAATAGAAGGAAGGacgaagagaggaggaaagaaaggtaggaagggaaggagccaggaaggaagggaggcaggaaagaaaggattcTACTCTTTAACAACTATTTATTGGACACTTAGGCAGTTACTACTTTTAAGTGCTATTTTTGGTGTTCCATTGTATTACTTTTAGTAACTTCTATATGCCTTGATTTGGATCATAAAATCTGAATTACAAACAAGCTATGTGTTTGTAATGCCCTCAAAAACCCAGTTATGAAGTAAAAGTATCAGTGTTTTCATTAAACACACAATGTCCTgaccacaaaaaacaaattttaaaatacatttttataattaaaatatatttaaaaatgtgtttatggGTCTTACCATGTGACACTTTATTGAAAACCTTGGAGATAGCCAGCTCTTATTCTCTATTGAGAGTTGTCTATACAGTGCCAACTCTTCCTTCCAATCTAAGAGATATAGCAGGGAAGGTAGAGAATGTTCCCACTGTTCCTGTCATGAAGCTTTAATCACATATTAaggataaaagtaaaataatagagCCAAAATCCCTCCTTAATTGCAACTGGAATTTAATGTAGTTTCTCTGAGAGGACTCTCATCCCCCGCCCCTGGGGTCTGAACAATTTCTTGCCCATGACTTTCTGAGATACAATGCTGTACACCTTTTTTACTAGCTAGTGTGTTCATAGTTTTATTTATATCCTATGTCagctttaaaaagtgtttttagaaactgtattctttttttttcaccaggTACAGAACATTTctggtgtatgtggtgtgtatagGATGATATTACCTGAATATAAGACTACTTTGATTTATTTCCTAATTCTTTTTCACATTTGGTCATATGTGATCTATATACACTGTTCAGAAATCATTTTGATGCAAATTGTGatgatatatttttctaaaatatttcttgatacaaaagaaactaatctCAGATATGCAACCAAATTATTGACATTCCTTGAAATCATTTGAATTTTGATTTAAACTTCTATCCTACTGTTTACTCAACTTGTTTAAgtttaaattgcttgtatgataAAATGTAAATCACTGTACTTTCTGTTGGATTTTCTATGTGATAAGCCCTTTCAAGCTAAGACAAATTCACAAATTTAATACTATATCTTGTATCCTTCAATGCTCCAGATCAAGAATAATGTCCATGTGTGATATCTGTTTCTTGAAAGTAGCAAAAAGTTAAAAGCAgacttcaccaccaccaccaccaccaccaaatccATAAATGTTGGAAAAGCATGTTAGTATAGGCTGATAACATACACATTCATTTTCAATACTCTTCTGGATAATCTGGAGTCAATAAAGTAACTCCCTCCTCTGTAAAACTCGGTTAAAAGTTGTTGGAAagaatctcttatttctttcccaTACCACGTTTTCTGTGCTTTTTGATGCACACAGAGAAAGTCCCTTTCTTAGGCACAGGGATAGAGATAGAGGAGACTGGCACAGACTCAGAACCAAAAGATGCACAATACATCAGACAAAACTAAGgctagacagacacacacaacaggCAACAGACACATCAGTCACAACCAACTACAGACAGGTAGAAAAACAGGGAGAGAAACGAAGAATTCATTTTGGGGCTTATTGTTTGTCAAACCAATCTGAGAAAGAATTTATGTCTTTGGTCCTTAACGTGACATCTACACATTTTGATACCTCCTCTGTGGTTTCTTTAATCATTACTTGAAATagcaaatttttgtttttttattttccctcAATGGAAACTCTCATATGTCTTCTGTAGCTTCATGTGTATTGTCTCTAGCAGTTAAAAATCAATGAGAAACAAACTATTAATAGTCAGCAAATTTTAACCATAATATTCCGTTGCTGGATAGTGTTGTTGTTTCTAAGCAGATGTTTAACAGTAGGCTTATTGTTTCTATATTCATCTTGACAATGTAACAAATCATAACACTGAAATGATACAAATAATCTCCATTGATAACTATAAATGTAATTATCATTTGTACATGCCAAATTAAGaatatgaaaaacacataataaattgaaattgaaaattttaaaactaattttaaatcTTCTTActatggcttctatttttttttctgtaaagagtGGGGAATATGTACTCATTGTATGATTACATTTTCTTCATAATACTAGGAGAGCAGTGTCTacaagctttttgttgttgttgtattggaACAGGAGGACTACATGGGTATTTCTCTATCTAATCAAGTTCCAGAGCTCATTAGAATAGGATAGTCACATCATCCAAGAGAAATCCGAGCTGGTTTCATATATTTTATCTGTCATTAAGTTGAAGAAGTAATTCATGTTTTCTAGCAGACATGAATGGAATCACTTAAAATGAAGTCAGATGATGCAGGAACACCTAGAAGCCGGGTTCTGGGTTTCAGTCTCTGCATTTATAGGTTACGAATGTGTCACTTAGAAACCTGTTTGTTCATGGAAATTACTTTAATGTTTTTCTTGTCCAAATACACATTTATTTTGTcagctaatttttttaaataaaacataagtctagtaaaaagcatttaaataattaaaacatttcaaatatataataaaaataagtgagaGTATAAAATTGAACTGCCTTgtcagggtcagatagaaggggagagagaCCTCCCAtatttgtggacttggagaggggcataggaagagatgaggcaggaagagtgggattgtgaggggatgggggaggggttacagctgggatacaaagtgaataacctgtaattaatataaaaataaaaatgtaattgaaaaaattGAACTGACTAATTTTTTATAACAATGCTGAGTAGCCAATTAAGAGTAAAAATATGAACTCAGAAACATACTCACCACTCATTATTGATGTGCTATGTATCAAATTAACTTATTTCTTGATGAAAAGCTAGTGCTTTACTTGCCCAATAAAATATTGAGTTCTCTATTCTTTGTATTTAACAGTAAATATAAGTTTGCATATATTGTCGTGTGTGTTATACGTGTTAGTATACatggtgtctgtgtctgtgaatATGCATGCAGAGCCAAAATAAGGTACTCATTATGAACATTTATAGCATTCTGCTTTATTGTCTAGAGGCAAGAATCTTGAACTACTCACTGTTTGTCAAATACAACTGCAGTGAAATGAAACTCAGGGATCCACAACTCTCCTATTCACCATTACTAGAATAAAGCATGCATTCACGCTTAGACTCTGAGATGTGTTCtggaaaataaaattcatatccTCTTCTGCCATAGCAAGTACCcttattcattgttttttttttcctaacagtgTAAGAGCAATATTAAAATCTAACAAAAACCACTTTCAGTCTCTTCCACATTTTTCTGATGGAATTTATCATTTCCTTATTCCTAAAAGTGTAAACCATAGGGTTTAGCAATGGTGTCAGGACATTGACAAATATAAGTGTGTTTTTCTCAAAAGAGAATGCAGATGTATCCCGTGCATATATTAATATGCATGGAACAAGGAACAAAACTACAACAGTGATGTGGGCTCCACAGGTAGAGAGAGCTTTATGTCGTCCTTCAGAGCTGTGGTTTCTCAGAGAGAACAAGATGACACCATAGGAGACAATTAGCAAGGAGAAGATTATGATGCAGATAGCCCCACTGTTAGCAAACACCAAGAGAACAAATTTATGAGTGTCAGTGCAGGCAAGTTTCAGCAATGGAAACAAGTTACACATGTAGTGATCAATGACATTGGGTCCACACAAAGGCAACTGCAATGTGAATATAATTTGTATGATAGAATGTAAGAAGCCTCCTGCCCAGGATATTGCCACCAGAATGCTACAGAGGCTCCGAGTAAGGATGGAAGAGTAGTGCAAAGGCTTGCAAAtagccacatagcggtcataggccatggaTGCTAAGAGAatcatttctgctcctgagaAGAAATGGACTGAAAACAGTTGTGTTATGCAACAGCCAAAGGAGATGGTCTTCTTCTCATATAAGAAATCTACAATCATCTTGGGTGTGACAGTAGAAGAAACACATGCATCCAGGAAAGGCAGGAATGCCAAGAAGAAGTACATGGGGGAGCCCAGCAGTGCAGGGCTGTAGATGATGGTCAACACAATTATCATGTTGCCTCCAATAGTTGCAAGATAGaccaataaaaatataatgaacaGTAGTTTTTCAACTTTTGGGTTCTGAGAAAGCCCCAAGATTATGAACTCAGTAACAAAACTCTGGTTTTGCATGATtctgaagaagacaatgaaagTAAACTTTTTTCACATTAAACTTCATTAATGAAAAAAGGCttcttatatgtttataataTTTCCATCAGTGAAATACTGTTATTATGCAAATTGGATGCATTTTCATTGATTGAGTCTattgcaatttaaaataaataaaatattttttaaatgaaggatatAGTCATGTAACATGAATtgagtaaaaataaattactgaATACTTTGAAGAACCTTTGTATTACATTTTGATTATGAACACACCTACTTGTATGAGTAGAAAAAATAGTGTAGCATTGAATCATCAGCTCTTGTAAATCTTGATTTTCTTGAAATGAATATTAAAGGGCATTTTAAAACTATAACTTAGATGTGAATAAAAGACCAGGGTTGAGTAGCCTGCAGTGAGTTTTCAGAGCACTGCCTTATACAGCAACAGAACATGAGGCAACTTTTTCACATAATCAGGTTGACTTTTTCATAATTCTTGGAGATGAGAAGTTAAACtctttatgaaaatatttacagTAGCATATATGGTTTTCCAACAATGTCTTATCAAATAATACTTGCTTTACACATAGTAATTTCTTCCATGGAAATTAAGAGAATATTCCAGATCTTGAATAAATTTGTCTTCCTACTCACAGCTTCCAAGGTCATTTGTTTCCTCTCCTGATTACACAACTGAATTtcattataaataatattttagtgtGTAAATATTACCtgatttatatatgcatacatataaatatgcatatttcTTGGCAAAAATCTGGGAGTAAAAATAATGCAGTTGTATCAAAaagaaatattataataatatgaaTGACAACAATTTCAACAGAACAGAGACAATATTACTTGCAAAACCTATACAACTCACTATGATGGAGAAGTTGATTACCTACTTAAAGCTCTCACCTCTATATTTCAGCATCTTTTGTAAAGGAACATATTTTGTACAATGTAAACAGAGAAACACCAACCAAGCCACAAACCCTTTATCTACAATGATGTATTGCCATAGCATCCTAATGtttcttataattaaaatatatagaacACAGTACAGTATAGTCATTGTTTATGACTATATTTTAGAGTAGTTAGAAGATATTCAGTATTATCTAAGTTGAACCCTGCAACATAAACAGGATAATAGTGAGATATAAGCTTTAAATGACATGAAAGCCTCCTCCCTAAGTATTAATTTTCATTAAACCAGTATTTGCTTGTCAAGCTGTAAGGTGGAGTGTCAATAAATAGTTGGaataaaggtttttgttgttgcttagtgtttttggtttttggtttttggttttttgagacagggtttctttgtgtatccttggctgtcctggactcactttttagaccaggcagatcttgaactcacaatgatctgcctgcctgattctcccttgagtgctgggattacaggtgtgtgcaaccACATCTGGCTGTAATCAGTTTTGATGCTTATGAACCACAATGACCAATATGGTTAGATATTCCTAAAAGAATAATGAGGCAGTCCTATTTTGGCAAAAGCTAGGAGCTCTCTAGTTAAACTTAAAGATTATGttcaacaaagaaaaactatgtcCATTAACTATCCAACTACCCAAGGTTAGTATGGTCATGGGTCTTAGAGGAAAATTTGTTATCTTTTTACTAGACCAGCCAAATTTCTAATTGAATCCTAAATCTTTACACCCACAGATTAAGTGTAAAActcatccctcatcaaagaaacttttctttgcaGCAAATGAAGACCAGTAAAGAAAACTGATCAAAATATGCATATAGACTAATCATGGGGAATCAAATCCCAACAAGATATTTCTACCACACAGTTTCAACAACTAAGGTTCAGGGTACAATTATGGAGAGGTACATAAAATAGTAAGAACTACAGTACAAGAAACTACATTGTAAGATTGTGTTTcttagaaatgacagggaagctacACCTATGTTATCTCAGCAATATGGCTGTCTAAAGGAGACATGAATAATGAGAACAGCTAATGTGAATGGGAAACTCCCATGGGCCCCACTCTACACAAAGAAAATCCAGCAAATAAGGACTGTTGAGGGAGCAAGAATTAATATTTCCCAGTGATGAGTTCCCAGTAAGGTGTCCAATAATAAGTGTTCAGCTCTGACATAATTTAAACACCTGCAACAACAGACAGACTGagaaagtcattttaaaaaatttacatttatatattatctaacaataataatttttaaagggcCATTAATTTGAGAGGTTGTGAAAAAGAAGATatgaaaacaagaaaaggagGGGTTATAAAGATAACAGGCAAGGAGAaagttatttaattatattttaatttgaaaagtaaataaaaatttaaaagaataataatcaaAATTTGATCTAAACATAAATAAAGTTTGTTAAGATGAGGCAAATGTTCTCATTTTTTCTACATTTCCCTGACAATTTAATGCATGGTAAAGTAGCGTGGCAGACTCTAGTGAATCTACGTGAGAAAGAATATGCAGCTTCTGTTTTGTTATCTGTATAATCTAGCATTAGATTAAATAAAGTGTTACATAGACCTGAAAAATCATTTACTTTCTATTGTGGGAAGATCTGGGATATGGTCATGATACATTTTACACATGTTTAAATTTCTCAAATGAAtagaaaatatattataaatgtgGGTAACAAAATTGCCTGATGTTTAATACCCATGTGCTAGTTACTGACCTACCACAGCTgaaagaactctttttttttccccataaagGACACATAGACTTTATTCTAGTGATAGTGGAAAAGAcatatgtagccaaggatggacACAGACT encodes the following:
- the LOC132652777 gene encoding olfactory receptor 4C15-like; translated protein: MQNQSFVTEFIILGLSQNPKVEKLLFIIFLLVYLATIGGNMIIVLTIIYSPALLGSPMYFFLAFLPFLDACVSSTVTPKMIVDFLYEKKTISFGCCITQLFSVHFFSGAEMILLASMAYDRYVAICKPLHYSSILTRSLCSILVAISWAGGFLHSIIQIIFTLQLPLCGPNVIDHYMCNLFPLLKLACTDTHKFVLLVFANSGAICIIIFSLLIVSYGVILFSLRNHSSEGRHKALSTCGAHITVVVLFLVPCILIYARDTSAFSFEKNTLIFVNVLTPLLNPMVYTFRNKEMINSIRKMWKRLKVVFVRF